From a single Mus caroli chromosome X, CAROLI_EIJ_v1.1, whole genome shotgun sequence genomic region:
- the LOC110287341 gene encoding nucleolar and coiled-body phosphoprotein 1-like: MADTGLRRVVPSDLYPLVLGFLRDNQLSEVASKFAKATGATQQDANASSLLDIYSFWLKSTKAPTVKLQSNRPVTKKVKKETSSSDSSEDSSEEEDKAQGLSTQKAAAPAKRAGVPQRAGKAAAKASESSSSEESSDDEEEEDKTKKHVQQKAVKPQAKAARPPPKKAESSESESDSSSEDEAPQTQKPKTAVAAKAPTKAPAKQGTPAKTQPKVANDKAARSHSRRRCSSSSSSSSSSNSSDGSQEEKAAAPPKKTAPKKQVVAKAPVKVAAAPTQKSSSSEDSSSEEEEEQKKTMKKKAAPYSSVPPPSVPLPKKSSSGAQAPKKAAAQTRPADSSDESDSSSEEEKKPPAKTVVSKTPAKPAPVKKKAESSSDSSDSDSSEDEAPAKPVSTTKSPLSKPAVTSKPSAAKAMATPKQLAVTPKPSAAKAVATPKQPAGGGQKAQNRKANSSSSEEEATKKSVTTPKAKVTAKAALAKQAPQAAGDSSSDSDSSSSEEEEETPKPPAKKTAVPKQAPGKKVESSCSSSSEDSSEEEKKKPKGKATPKSQASKASVTPTSQNRKAGKESEEEEEEEEEETEEKKKAAWTKPGSGKKRKQNETAVEAATPQAKKVKLQIPNAFPKRKKGEKRASSPFPRVREKEIEVGSRVADNSFDAKRGAAGDWGERANQALKFTKGKSFRLEKMKKKQRGRGSISVQVNSVKFDSE, from the coding sequence ATGGCGGATACTGGCTTGCGCCGCGTGGTACCCAGCGACCTTTATCCCCTTGTGCTCGGCTTTCTGAGAGACAACCAACTCTCGGAGGTGGCCAGTAAATTTGCAAAAGCGACAGGCGCTACGCAGCAAGACGCCAATGCCTCTTCCCTCTTGGACATCTATAGCTTCTGGCTCAAGTCCACCAAAGCCCCAACGGTGAAATTACAGTCAAATAGACCAGTGACCAAGAAGGTTAAGAAAGAGACTTCTTCCAGTGACAGCAGTGAGGATAGCAGTGAGGAAGAGGACAAAGCCCAAGGACTTTCCACACAGAAGGCTGCTGCACCTGCCAAGCGAGCCGGTGTGCCTCAGCGTGCTGGGAAGGCAGCAGCCAAAGCTTCAGAGAGCAGCAGTAGTGAAGAATCCAGTGAtgacgaggaggaagaggacaaaacGAAAAAGCATGTCCAGCAGAAAGCAGTTAAGCCCCAAGCCAAGGCAGCCAGACCTCCTCCGAAGAAAGCAGAGAGCTCTGAGTCCGAGTCTGACTCAAGCTCAGAGGATGAAGCACCACAGACTCAGAAGCCAAAGACAGCTGTGGCAGCTAAAGCTCCGACTAAAGCCCCAGCCAAACAAGGTACACCGGCGAAAACACAGCCTAAAGTAGCCAATGACAAAGCAGCCAGAAGCCACAGCCGCCGccgctgcagcagcagcagcagtagcagcagcagcagcaacagcagtgaTGGCTCGCAGGAAGAGAAGGCAGCCGCACCTCCAAAGAAAACTGCACCTAAAAAGCAAGTCGTGGCCAAGGCACCAGTGAAAGTAGCTGCTGCCCCTACCCAAAAGAGTTCTAGCAGTGAAGATTCATCcagtgaagaggaagaggaacagaaaaaaaCCATGAAGAAAAAAGCAGCTCCCTACAGTTCAGTTCCACCGCCTTCTGTTCCTTTACCAAAGAAGTCCTCCTCGGGAGCCCAGGCTCCAAAGAAAGCTGCTGCACAGACAAGGCCTGCAGACAGCAGTGATGAGTCTGATTCAAGttctgaggaagagaaaaaaccTCCAGCTAAGACGGTGGTCTCCAAGACACCTGCCAAACCAGCTCCGgtgaagaagaaagcagagagctcTTCCGACAGCTCAGATTCTGACAGTTCTGAGGATGAAGCTCCTGCCAAGCCAGTCAGTACCACCAAGAGTCCCTTAAGCAAGCCAGCTGTCACTTCCAAGCCATCTGCAGCAAAGGCCATGGCAACTCCTAAGCAGCTAGCTGTCACTCCCAAGCCATCTGCAGCAAAGGCAGTGGCAACTCCTAAGCAGCCTGCAGGAGGTGGCCAGAAAGCTCAGAACAGGAAGGCCAATAGCAGCTCCAGTGAGGAGGAGGCCACCAAGAAAAGTGTGACAACCCCCAAGGCCAAGGTGACTGCTAAAGCAGCACTGGCCAAACAGGCTCCTCAGGCTGCTGGGGACAGCAGCTCTGACTCAGATAGTTCCAGcagtgaagaggaagaagagacaccTAAGCCTCCAGCTAAGAAGACAGCCGTTCCCAAACAAGCCCCTGGAAAGAAAGTGgagagcagctgcagcagctcctCAGAAGACTccagtgaagaagagaaaaagaagcccaAGGGCAAGGCTACGCCTAAATCCCAGGCAAGCAAGGCCAGTGTCACTCCAACTTCTCAGAATAGAAAAGCAGGCAAGgaaagtgaggaggaggaggaggaggaagaagaagaaacagaagagaagaaaaaggcagcCTGGACCAAGCCAGGTTCAGGCAAGAAACGGAAGCAGAATGAGACAGCGGTTGAAGCAGCAACTCCTCAAGCGAAGAAAGTTAAGCTCCAGATACCCAATGCGTTtccaaaaaggaagaagggagaaaaaagggCATCTTCCCCTTTCCCAAGGGTCAGGGAGAAGGAGATTGAGGTGGGCTCTCGAGTAGCAGACAATTCCTTTGATGCCAAGCGAGGTGCAGCTGGAGACTGGGGCGAGCGTGCCAATCAGGCTCTGAAGTTCACCAAAGGCAAGTCCTTCCGGCttgaaaaaatgaagaagaagcagCGAGGCAGAGGCTCCATCTCCGTCCAGGTCAATTCCGTCAAGTTTGACAGTGAGTGA